Proteins found in one Streptococcus anginosus subsp. whileyi MAS624 genomic segment:
- a CDS encoding MarR family winged helix-turn-helix transcriptional regulator, translating to MDYQLVNDYLTSIFNNVLVIEESSLRGSRFKDISIKEMHTIDVVGKNPNATPSSVAKELMVTLGTVTTSLNNLERKGYIERTRSEVDRRVVHLNLTKNGRLIYRLHRRFHKRMVERIIEGMDAEEMKVMGKGLTNLYRFLEDLK from the coding sequence TTGGATTACCAATTGGTCAATGATTATTTAACATCTATTTTCAATAATGTATTGGTTATTGAAGAATCTAGTTTGAGAGGCAGTCGCTTCAAAGATATCTCTATCAAAGAAATGCACACGATTGATGTTGTTGGAAAAAATCCCAATGCGACTCCTAGTAGCGTAGCAAAGGAATTGATGGTGACATTAGGAACCGTAACAACTAGTTTAAATAACCTTGAAAGAAAAGGCTATATTGAACGGACACGTTCAGAAGTTGATCGTCGTGTTGTTCATCTGAATTTGACAAAAAATGGTCGCCTAATTTATCGCTTGCATAGAAGATTTCACAAGAGAATGGTTGAAAGAATTATTGAAGGAATGGATGCTGAAGAGATGAAGGTCATGGGAAAAGGTCTGACTAATCTGTATCGTTTTCTAGAGGATTTGAAATAA
- a CDS encoding enoyl-CoA hydratase has protein sequence MQFENILYNVNDGVATLTLNRPEVSNGFNVPMCEEILRAIKMAAEDKAVQILLINANGKVFSVGGDLAEMQRAVEADDIQSLVKIAELVNEISYSMKQLSKPVVMSVDGPVAGAAANMVVAADFCIATDRSRFIQAFVGVGLAPDAGGLYLLARAIGVTRATQLAMTGEPLNAEKALNYGLLYKVCEVEKLETTTNQVIKKLKRHSLNSYRAIKELVWKSLFTGWDEYAKLELQLQKTLAFTEDFKEGVRAYAEKRRPKFSGK, from the coding sequence ATGCAATTTGAAAATATTTTATATAACGTTAATGACGGTGTTGCAACATTGACTTTGAATCGCCCAGAGGTTTCCAATGGGTTTAATGTTCCCATGTGTGAAGAAATTTTAAGAGCGATAAAAATGGCTGCTGAGGATAAAGCTGTCCAAATTTTGCTCATCAATGCAAATGGGAAAGTATTTTCTGTTGGTGGTGATTTGGCAGAAATGCAACGAGCGGTGGAGGCAGATGATATTCAGTCTTTGGTCAAAATTGCTGAATTGGTCAATGAAATTTCTTACTCAATGAAACAATTATCTAAGCCGGTCGTTATGAGTGTAGATGGGCCAGTCGCTGGTGCAGCAGCTAATATGGTAGTCGCCGCGGATTTCTGTATTGCAACGGATCGTTCTCGTTTTATTCAAGCTTTTGTGGGGGTAGGTCTTGCTCCTGATGCGGGTGGTCTGTATTTACTTGCTAGAGCGATTGGTGTGACGAGAGCAACTCAATTAGCAATGACAGGTGAACCGTTAAACGCAGAAAAAGCTTTAAATTATGGTCTTTTGTATAAAGTTTGTGAAGTTGAAAAGTTAGAAACTACAACGAATCAAGTGATTAAGAAGTTGAAACGTCATTCACTTAATTCTTATCGTGCTATTAAAGAATTGGTATGGAAGAGTTTGTTTACTGGTTGGGATGAGTATGCAAAACTCGAACTACAGTTGCAAAAGACATTGGCTTTCACAGAAGATTTCAAAGAAGGGGTGCGAGCTTATGCTGAGAAGCGTCGACCAAAATTTTCTGGGAAGTAA
- a CDS encoding aspartate kinase → MKVVKFGGSSLASAGQLEKVLQIIKADPERRFVIVSAPGKRSTQDTKVTDALIKYYRNYVAGNDVTKHQQWIIQRYRDMALELQLKPNILERISKSFQKLASLPIENNKFLYDTFLAAGENNNAKLIAAYFSQNGINARYVHPREAGLIVSSEPGNARLLPSSYDKIEELNEADEVLIIPGFFGVTKNDQICTFSRGGSDITGSIIAAGVKADLYENFTDVDGIFAAHPGIIHMPHSIPELTYREMRELAYAGFTVLHDEALIPAYRGKIPLVIKNTNNPTHPGTKIVLKHSNRDFPVVGIAADAHFTSINMSKYLMNREIGFGRKVLQILEDLNIRWEHMPTGIDDLSIILRDRELTPIKEEEILRQLRQKLEVDHAEIEHDLSIIMIVGEKMKSHIGLTATATKALSDNHINIQMISQGSSEVSIMIVINSEQEKAAIKALYKAFFE, encoded by the coding sequence ATGAAAGTTGTTAAATTTGGAGGAAGTTCACTTGCCTCTGCTGGTCAATTAGAAAAAGTATTACAGATTATAAAAGCTGATCCTGAACGTCGATTCGTGATTGTCTCTGCGCCTGGGAAGCGAAGCACTCAGGATACAAAGGTAACAGATGCCCTCATTAAATATTATAGAAACTATGTTGCTGGTAATGACGTAACAAAGCACCAACAATGGATTATTCAGCGTTATCGAGATATGGCGTTAGAACTGCAGCTCAAACCAAATATTCTAGAAAGAATTTCAAAAAGTTTCCAAAAGCTCGCAAGCCTTCCTATCGAAAACAATAAGTTCTTGTACGATACTTTTCTTGCTGCAGGTGAAAATAACAATGCGAAACTCATTGCAGCCTATTTCTCCCAAAATGGGATAAATGCACGTTATGTTCATCCCAGAGAAGCAGGACTTATTGTGTCCAGTGAACCAGGAAATGCGCGACTTCTCCCCTCCAGTTATGATAAAATCGAAGAATTAAATGAAGCTGATGAAGTATTGATTATACCAGGATTCTTTGGAGTAACAAAAAACGACCAGATTTGCACCTTTTCACGTGGTGGGTCTGATATTACTGGCTCTATTATTGCTGCAGGTGTAAAAGCTGATCTTTATGAAAATTTTACAGATGTTGATGGTATTTTTGCAGCACACCCTGGCATTATCCACATGCCACACTCCATTCCAGAATTAACTTATCGCGAAATGCGCGAATTAGCTTATGCAGGTTTTACTGTATTACATGACGAAGCACTCATTCCAGCTTACCGTGGGAAAATTCCACTCGTTATAAAAAATACAAATAACCCTACTCATCCTGGTACAAAAATTGTTTTAAAGCACAGCAACAGGGACTTCCCTGTAGTAGGTATTGCTGCAGATGCCCATTTCACCAGTATTAACATGTCTAAATACCTCATGAACCGTGAAATCGGTTTTGGTAGAAAAGTTCTACAAATATTGGAAGATCTAAATATCCGCTGGGAGCACATGCCTACCGGTATCGATGACTTATCTATTATTCTTCGGGATCGTGAGTTAACCCCCATTAAAGAGGAAGAAATTCTTCGTCAATTAAGACAAAAGTTAGAAGTTGACCACGCAGAAATCGAACATGATCTCTCAATCATTATGATTGTCGGTGAAAAAATGAAAAGTCACATCGGTTTGACTGCTACCGCAACTAAAGCACTGTCAGATAATCACATTAATATCCAAATGATTTCCCAAGGATCTAGTGAAGTTTCTATCATGATTGTTATCAATTCCGAACAAGAAAAAGCAGCTATAAAAGCACTGTACAAAGCTTTTTTTGAATAA